The genome window TGTGAGTGACAGAGAGGGGCAGGCCGAGAGGTCTGCCCCTCTTTTTTTTGTGACTGAGTCGTGAGCGGTGGCAGGGCTCAACTCACGTGTCGTCTGGTTCGGGTCCAGGGGCCACCCTGGTGGGGGATGCAAGGGGGCGAAGCCCTCTTGCCCGCCGGAGGCCTGGCCGTCGAGAGATTTCTGAAGGAGCACTTATCCAACTTTGGCGAACGTGTCGGATGCCCCCTACTCAACCCGCGGGGGTTGCAAGGCCAGCGGTGTGGTGTGAAGGAGTCCTCAACGCTGACTCCGTAAGGCGGACGTCTGTTGCTTGCCACGGTTCCTCGACCCTGATCCGACGAAGTTCGAGACAAACGACCCGATTCGGAGGGTTTGAGATGCGAGTGGCAGGGCCATCGCAGCACTTCGAAGAAGAGCCCTTCCGCTCGGGGGCAAAAACGGACGGGCGAGTGATGGCGGGAGTCAAACGCTAGCAACGTTCGCCGGGGCTTCCCGTTGGTCCAGCCCCGGCCACCCTGCCGCGTCCGTCAGTTGTACCGCCCACTTCCCGATGCTCTTTCCCATGCCGTCCTCCTTGAACGTCAGTCCTTCCATGTCCGCAGAACAAACTCTCACAAAATGCGACATTTACTGCTAGGTCGACTAGTAGAGCACACTCGGCAATTCTCCGGGGGCGTCCCGTCAGTCCAGATCCAGCCAAACAGCTGTGGCAAATGGTTTTAGCTCATTTGTCGATGGCACTACGTAATACGCGGCATCTCATGCACGTTGTTCGTTGCCTTCGTCAATATCTGGAAAGTTTCGTTTCATGAAGACTTCCAACGCCTCCCAAGGGTTATATTTTCGCTCTTCGGTTGCCACGATCATGTAATGTGAAAGCTCGAAGTACCATCTTTTTAGTGTTTCAAACAGCGAGTTCTTTAGGATGTCTTGGTCACCGACATGCTTGTCGTAACAGACTACGATGTATTCACAGTAGTTTAACAATTCGACGATATGCCCGCGTAATGCCCAGTATTTGCCTGCTTTGTCGGATAGGTAAATCTCCTTGGCTAAGTCTCGGGTTATTCTTCTCTCTGGTGATTGCCCCGACGCATCAAGCAGGCCTGGAAGAGTCTCTTCAATTCCTCGGCGATAAGTGCCCGTTCGACTGTTCCATTCGGCAAGAACATTCATTGCAAACTGTTTGCGGCGCCATGCATACTCGATGTTGAGCTGCACTATGGCAAATGTAAAACCGCAAGTTGTGACGGCAATCTGGCATAATTGAAGGTTCTGCGATAGTTCCAAGGTGAGGTTGCCTTCGTTGAAATAGGTTTGCCGCTGAGAAAGTGCTGTCTTTGGTGGTTTTGCGGTGTCGATCGCTGACAGGCTGCCGCTTTTGTCTTTCTGGTTGCCGCGAGGCTCATTCTGGGCGCTCGGCTTTTGAGGGTTCTATTTTCGAGATATCAATCAGTTTTACGCGGCGAAGAATCGCATCAGCCGTGAGCCCCCCAATAAAAGCTACGATAAAACAAAATGGTATCAATACTTGCAGGCCAAATGGCACCGGTTCGCTTTGCTTCAGGTCTTGGAACTCTCTGCTTCCGATTAACTGCGGGAGGAAGAATAAGAAGGCGGATATGACGCCTGCAGCAACGCCGAATGCTTGTTTGACGATGGCGTTTTTTCTGTCGATTGCTCTAAATGGGTCGGCTTCCTCTTGGGTAATTAAGAGGTCTATCTGGCACCCCGAGAATCCTGATAGTACAGCGACCACGATCAGCAGAATTCCGAATGTGAAACGGGTGAGGCCGGGGCCGAAAAAGCCGTACACGACTGCCGTAACTGCCCCAAGCAGTGCGCCGATTGCAAGAACCGAGGTCCTGTCAGGTGATGGCCCTTTGTGAGGACCCTTGACTACCGGCGTAGCATGCTTTGAAGTCAGGACTGGTACCAGAAATCTTCTGGCGTCTTCTTTTGCTTCTTCGATGCTGAGTTTCCCTTGGGCCGAGAAGTGATGGCACATTGCAGCATACAGAGCGTCGCCAGCACCAAGTGGCGACACGACGTGTTCCACATTGACTTTTAAATTCTCGTGTCTCGCTGTGGGTTCGATAACGTCGAATCCAATTTGGCTTTTTGTTAGTATGATATATTCTGTTGAAAATGACTTGCATAGTTCCTCGGTGCTGATGGCTGTTTTGCCGGCTGTGGCTTTGGCGAGTTCATTTTGGTTCAGTATTACAAACTTGAACGCCGGGCCACTGTCGCTGAACTTGTTGTTGAATATTCTGGACACTTTGCTCTCGGATACGGCACAAATGCAAAGCGGCTTGCCAGACTTCTTTGCAAGTTTGTGCAGCTGGTGGATCTGCTCCGTTGCAAGGTTGCAGTCAATTGCGATCAGGGAGCTGTTGTTTATTGCTTTTGCGATGTCGTTGTAGTCTAGGTTGGCATCTTGAATGCCAATGCATGAGACGGCGCTTTGGACTTCTCCGTTTTCGGTGTGCGCAATAAACCCACTCTCCGCGGGCAGGCGTTGAAAACGAATATAAGCAGTAGATATGCCGCGTCGCCCCATCTCTGCTGTGATAGTCGTCGAGCTGTGGCTCCCCGCCTTGAGTACGGAGTAGAGAGCGACATTCTGGCCGCCGTGTCGCAAGTTGGCGGCGACATTAAATGCGGTGCCTCCCACGGTGTAAGTCAGAGATCCAATCTTGTCGACATTTTTTTTTGTGCTGCGATCAATGTTCGCAATAATGTCCATGTGGACAGAGCCCAGTGCTAGGATTCGTCCCACAAATGCCTCTTTCTTGGTTTTGCAGAGCCGACTTTTTCTGCGATTGTAGGTGAGGCCGCCCGCTTGTATGTGGAGTTGGCCCTCATGTTGCAGAAGTGTACCGACAGTGTGCACTGTCGTCATCTGATCTCATTGTTGTCGCAGTTGGCTAGCGCCGGGGGGCCAGCGGGCGTCGACAACTGTCTCGGATGGCTGACGATTGCACAGTCGGCAGGGTGGCCGGGGCTGGACCATGGGCCAGCCCCGACACCCTGCCGCGTTACACTCGTTCGGGCTCTTTCAACGCGGTTTTGGTTTCTCTACGGTAAGATTGCGGCGATAGATCTTCGCGCCGTGGGCGATGTAGAGCGTGCTGTGATCTGGGCCGGCGAGGATGCAGGTGGTGAGCGGCTGATCTTTGTCGACCTTCGGAAGCACTCCGCAGGGGCGTCCGGTCGGATCGAAGATCTGCACGCCGAGATCGCTCGTCACATAGAAGCGACCGACTTTGTCGACCGGCATGCCATCCCCTTTGGAGTTCTGGATGTACGGGGGTGGCTCGTTGAATTTGAACTCCCCCTTTGGATCGGTCGGGTGGCACGCCCTGAGTCCTCGAAGGGCGTGGCCGAGTCCACGCCGGGCGGGACATGGAATCGGAGCATTGGGCTCGACTCCACCACGCCCTTCCGCAGAGCCTTCAGGGCGTGCCACCCGACCACGTTGACTGGCACTGGCCAGTGGCACACAGTCACTCACTTTCCGTGAGTGCCACGCAGCCGCTTAACTCATTGGGCATCGTCGTGCAAAGGGCCGCACCTCGCCGAATGCAGCGGAGTGACCCTTCGACTATGCTCCCAATCGCGAAGTCTCACGGCCGTCTCTCCCTTCGTGATCCCGCGCAGCGAGCGTCGTCATGAATCGCTCCGACTTCCTCGACGAGCACTTCGAACTCACCCGCCGCCACTTTCTCAAAGCCGGTGTCGTCAGTCTCGCGGCAGCCGAGTTGACCAGCATCGGGCAAGCCGAAGAGAAACCGCCGGCCCCCGCCCCGTCCCCACTCAAACGAGCCAAACCGCCCAAAGCCGGGGTCCGTCCCGAGCCCTACTTCACCCCCACGCAGGATTTTCAAGACGTCTCGCGCGGCAGGCCGCTGCCACACTCCCTCCCCGAAGAGAAGAAGACCGAAGTCGGCCTCACGCGGGAGACCTGGCGTCTCGAAGTTCTCTCCGATCCCGACCACCCCGCCAAACTCGGACGCCAGTTCACCAAGGCCGATGGAACCGCCTTCGACTTCCCCGCACTGCTGAGGCTGGCCGAGAAGCACGCCGTCCGCTTCCCCAAGGTCATGACCTGCCTCAACCTCGGCTGCCCGCTCGGCATGGGGCTCTGGGAAGGGGTCCCGCTTCGCGAGCTGATCTGGCTCACCGCCCCGCGCGAAAACCTCCGCCGCGTCTTCTACTACGGCTACCACAACGACGACCCGGCCCAGATGTTCCGCAGCTCGCTCCCGGTCGGTCGCGTGCTCGAGGACCCACCCGGACTCCCGCCGGTCATCCTCTGCTACAAGCTCAACGGCGAATGGCTCGACGCGGAACGCGGCGGGCCGGTCCGGGTCGTCGTCCCCGAGCACTACGGCTTCAAATCGATCAAGTGGCTGACCCACCTCTACCTCACCAACCTTCCCGCCGCCAACGACACCTATGCCGAGCAGAACAACGACGTCGACAGCCCCCTGAAAACCTTTGCCGCAACGCTCTCCTTCCCGAGGGAGATCAAGACCGGCGACGAGATCCTGGCCTCCGGCTACGCCCAGGTCGGGGTCGCGGGCCTCTCTAAAGTCCAGGTCTGGATCGAGTCCGAAGCCCAGCCTCACGCGCAGGACGACCCGTACTTCACCACCGCCCCCTGGACCGACGCCCAGCTTCTGCCCGCCCCTGACAAATGGACCGGCCTCGAAGGCGGAAGAGTTCCCGCGGGCACCTATGGATTTGACGACCATGGCGTCCCCAAGGCTTGGCCGCTCAGACTCACCAACGCCCACTGGGCCGGCCGACTCCCCGCGCTTCCGCCCGGCGAGTACACCTTCCGTTGTCGCAGCGTCGACGAACGGGGGCACGGCCAACCGATGCCCCGCCCATTCCGAAAGTCC of Planctomyces sp. SH-PL14 contains these proteins:
- a CDS encoding molybdopterin-dependent oxidoreductase produces the protein MNRSDFLDEHFELTRRHFLKAGVVSLAAAELTSIGQAEEKPPAPAPSPLKRAKPPKAGVRPEPYFTPTQDFQDVSRGRPLPHSLPEEKKTEVGLTRETWRLEVLSDPDHPAKLGRQFTKADGTAFDFPALLRLAEKHAVRFPKVMTCLNLGCPLGMGLWEGVPLRELIWLTAPRENLRRVFYYGYHNDDPAQMFRSSLPVGRVLEDPPGLPPVILCYKLNGEWLDAERGGPVRVVVPEHYGFKSIKWLTHLYLTNLPAANDTYAEQNNDVDSPLKTFAATLSFPREIKTGDEILASGYAQVGVAGLSKVQVWIESEAQPHAQDDPYFTTAPWTDAQLLPAPDKWTGLEGGRVPAGTYGFDDHGVPKAWPLRLTNAHWAGRLPALPPGEYTFRCRSVDERGHGQPMPRPFRKSGYAAIEAIRFKVTE
- a CDS encoding PfkB family carbohydrate kinase, encoding MTTVHTVGTLLQHEGQLHIQAGGLTYNRRKSRLCKTKKEAFVGRILALGSVHMDIIANIDRSTKKNVDKIGSLTYTVGGTAFNVAANLRHGGQNVALYSVLKAGSHSSTTITAEMGRRGISTAYIRFQRLPAESGFIAHTENGEVQSAVSCIGIQDANLDYNDIAKAINNSSLIAIDCNLATEQIHQLHKLAKKSGKPLCICAVSESKVSRIFNNKFSDSGPAFKFVILNQNELAKATAGKTAISTEELCKSFSTEYIILTKSQIGFDVIEPTARHENLKVNVEHVVSPLGAGDALYAAMCHHFSAQGKLSIEEAKEDARRFLVPVLTSKHATPVVKGPHKGPSPDRTSVLAIGALLGAVTAVVYGFFGPGLTRFTFGILLIVVAVLSGFSGCQIDLLITQEEADPFRAIDRKNAIVKQAFGVAAGVISAFLFFLPQLIGSREFQDLKQSEPVPFGLQVLIPFCFIVAFIGGLTADAILRRVKLIDISKIEPSKAERPE